The Hippopotamus amphibius kiboko isolate mHipAmp2 chromosome 3, mHipAmp2.hap2, whole genome shotgun sequence genomic interval ACTTTACCTCTGTTTTCAATTAAGTCTTCTCTTCGCGATAATTTGTCCTGAATTTTTATTTAGTGATACTTCAGAATTATGATGAGGGTGAGCAGAAGAAAACAACAGTGTTTGCCCAGGGCTCTGAACTGATCTGAAGTAAGCTCACTTATTAGAACATTAGAGGGGGACTTTGCTTGATTGTCATTATTTTGCAGAATATTCGGTACtgacattttcccttttctccaaggGAGATGAATAGACCAAATGGGGAAAATTCTTCTCTGAGTTATATACGTCATTTTTTTTCACCAAGTTCTCTTATTCATCACTTTTAATTGCCAAATCTTAGAGCTATGAAAAAAATACGTTGCCACTTATCATGAAATCTTATATTATTTATGTAGAACATATTCACTCTTTAGCAGCTTTCTTTATTTAACATGTGGTGAAAGTGTGTAATTATTACTGGAGgaatttaaatattcttcaaacatgctgttctttttttagtatttccttgtcacttattaaaaagtattttgtattcTATTGATGCAATGGGGGTGATACTTTTAAGATGAATTCATAAATGTCCCTAGAGGATCAACCATTATACATGGAATGTGAACAGACATTAATGATGGCTACTATAATCACTGGCTCCTCTTTTATTaggatttttattaattaatgaaAAGTCTACCATTGGCCTTATAAAAGTGCTCatctgttttcctttaatttcaaATAGATTAAAAGTGAGGTTTGGTGTTAATTAAAAACTTAGAATTTATGGGGATTTTAATTGCAAACTTTTCAGTGGTGAACATATAGATGACTCAGTTCTGTTTGCTAATAAACATAGTATTGAACAATGAcaagacaacaaataaataaatcattcacAGAAAAGTACACCATCATTGGCTGTGTTGTCCATGTGTATTGAATCCTGTCTAGCCAGGGGCAGATAAGAGAGGCTCAACAGCTCAGAATTTCATCGGGGGTTTTAAACTTTTACCTGATGTCtggaaattttacttttactttgaaAATGTGGATGGgtttaaagttaaagaaaaatcatCAGGTTTAACGAGTTTAATTGAAACATCACAGTCTGCAAATATGATTTCATCTGTCTATAAGTTGAATTTAGGTTGTATGGTGTAACTGATGTCCAAAAGGTGCCTacaaatttcccattttattgtGTATTATCTTAACCAGAGTCTGTTGCAATAAAAGGGCCATCTTCTGTGGCGACCTGTAGCACAGGTATTTTGCAATTAGCATCTTTGCATGTTTTCCCCTGGCATGAGTCAGGTTTTACCTTGTCACACTGGGCTTTTAAGGGGAGCTCTATCTTTGCAGCCCAGGCTACATGTGACAAGATTAAATTGGCACACTTTACTGTATAGCTCTTGTGTTTCTGGCAGTGCTAGCCTGGCTGATACCTCTGAGAGAAGCCTCAGCTGTCACTCAGTGACCCATTAACACTACTGTTGCATCATGCAGTGtcatttttctcattctcatGGAGATAATGTTCCCTGGAGATCTCCAATACCTGCAGGAATGAAAGAGAACAGCAGAGACAGGCTAACTATCAGAGAAGGAGCAAACAACACAGTAAGACCATGAATTCCAAAAGCAGAATTTTAAACTGAGTGAAAAGATGAAGCCCATTTATGACAGCTGGGttaggagggtgggaggaggattGAGTTTTAATAGATATAATAACTTTTTAACAagctattttcttcttcctgactGAATACTAAAAGAAGTATCCATGATAATACTTATAAATAAATTAGAGAAGGCAGCTGCTTTGAATATGTCATAGGAATTTGAGTGagaatttatttacaaacagggattttttgtatttatttgtttatttataaacaGGTGATGGATATGAAACAAAGCGTGCATTAAGGTGAATTGCTTAATAGTCTAAATAGAACAGAATCCCTATTTATGGTTGGCTTAGTTGGGGTACAAAATCACAAAAgcacaaaagaggaaaatatgtgATCTTTGTAACACTAGGCCTAAGACTTCTTTTATCCTATGATTAAACCAACTGCTTAAGGAAACTCTACTGGTCCCCTTCAGTCCAAACTGTATATTGTTTAGTGGGTCACTTTATAAGAAGTTATGCTTTCTAATGTTTACTGTATAAGGAGATTTTATAAGAAAGTGCTTCTCAATTTCTCAGACTAAGGCTGCTTTAATTTAGACtgatataaaaagaagaaacagagccaTCTGAATCTTGATATTTTCTAAGGAAAACTGTTGAAACAGTTATAGGAACAGACCACCACGCCGCCAAAAAAATTAGTCAGAAAATAGGGATAAAACTGAACAAGATTCAGGATTACAATAAAGGGCAAGGGAAAGTGCCACATCAAAACTTGTTAGTTGCTGCTATAGCCCTGATTGCCTCCTGAACACACAGAGCATCCAGTCATCTACCCTTAGACCATTTCAACCCTGATTTCAATTTTCCCACACCAGCCAAAGATTGTTACAGGGTTTAGACTTTTAAACTCAGGTGGGGATTTGTGTACCATCACCTGCCCTCCCCCATCACCAATCAGGAGAAACAGGTGCTAGAATACATAAGATAAATGTGCATATTCTTCTGGTgtaccaactttttttttaaaaagtggttttttttttcaagttaactACAAATAATTTAcagctttgtttttactttaaaataaatatagtgtATTGTGGAGTAGGATAAAAcattcatacatattttaaagatttttaaaaagaccttaaAGAAGTATTGGTTAGAATATCTTTGGCTTAACCTGTCAGAGCTCTTGTGTGCCTTAGGGATTGTGTGTTTTCCTCTCTTCCATTAATTGCAACGTTCAAGAAGCATTACTTTAGCCTTTAGCAGGCAAAAGGGACTCAGAGTACGATGTTTTAGCAATGGTGATGGTGTTAATTAGGAGCAGGTTGTAGTTCAGTCTTCCAATGGAAAGAGACAacctttattcttaattttacagTTGGAAGGCACAGTAGTAATCAATTGATCCAGGTTGTGGCCCGTGGCCCCGCACGATGTGACGTGGCCTCTGCCAGCAGCGCTCGGTCACTGTGGCGCCACGTGCGTTCCAGGCGTGGAGGGTCTGCTGGAGACGGGCACAGGCAGCACTGGCAGTTGGAGACCCACAGCCACCCTGGCTGCGCTCCATGAGGAAGATGCTGGTTGCTGCTGTCTCTCGCGTGCTGTCTGGCGTCACCCAGAAGCCCACTAGCAGAGTGCTTGCGGCATCCTGTAACTATTCAAATGATGCTGCATTTGAGATTAAGAAATGTGACCTTTATCGGTTGGAAGAGGGTCCCCCTGTCACCGCAGTGCTCACCCGGGAGGATGGACTCAAATACTACAGGATGATGCAGACTGTTTGCCGAATGGAATTGAAGGCGGATCAGTTgtataaacagaaatttattcgtggtttctgtcacttgtgtgATGGTCAGGAAGCTTGTTGTGTGGGTCTTGAGGCTGGGATAAATCCCACCGATCACATCATCACATCCTGTCGGGCTCATGGCTTATGCTATACTCGTGGACTTTCTGTCCCATCAGTTCTTGCAGAGTTCACAGGTCGAAGAGGTGGTTGTGCTAAAGGAAAAGGAGGGTCAATGCATATGTATGCCAAGAACTTCTATGGGGGCAATGGCATTGTCGGTGCTCAGGGACCACTGGGAGCTGGTATTGCTCTGGCCTGTAAATATAAGGGAAACAAAGAGGTGTGTTTGACTGTATATGGGGATGGTGCTGCTAATCAGGGTCAGCTATCTGAAGCTTACAATATGGCAGCTTTGTGGAATTGACCTTGTATTTTCATCTGTGAGAATAACCGCTATGGGATGGGAACATCTGCTGAGAGAGCAGCAGCCAGCACTGATTACTACAAGAGAGGCAATTTCATTCCTGGTCTCTGGGTAGATGGAATGGATGTTCTATGTGTTCGGGAGGCAACCAAGTTTGCAGCTGACTACTGTAGATCTGGAAAGGGGCCCATACTGATGGAGCTGCTGACATACCGTTATCATGGACACAGCATGAGTGGTCCTGGAATCAGTTATCGTACATGAGAAGAAGTTCAGAATATAAGAAGTAAGAGTGATCCTATTATGCTTCTCAAAGACAAAATGGTAAACAACAAACTTGACAGTATTGAAGAACTGAAGGAAATTGATGTTGAAGTGAGGAAAGAAATTGATGATGCAGCTCAGTTTGCTATAACTGATCCTGAAACACCTTTGGAAGAATTGGGTCATCACATCTACAGCACTAATCCACCTTTTGAAATTTGTGGTGCAAATCAGTGGATCAAGTTTAAGTCAGTCAGTTAAAAGGAGAATATATTCATGGGCAACTTCAAGAAACTGTGTGCCCAGTTTTGTTAAGGAGGAATAAAACCCATAAAGCAAAATTCTTTGCAGCTTTTATTCAAACGAATTGAGGTAAGAGATTATGGAAAGAGATTAAATAAGATCATAGAAAGAGATACTTTCAGTTAAGAGATGCTGCATTCAATTGTACATTATTGCATTAAAAGATACTATACAGCTAATCATTTAGTATTGTtaaaaggtaaactgaggcacattaaaattttcaagagTTTATTTTGAGCATACATCAATTAGAATCAGGCAGGTCAAATCAAAGGTGGCGTGTTCCACTAACAGGAGCTGGGGGAGAAGATTTTAGAGAGAAGCAgagcaaggaaattatttgattggtGGTAGCTTAAGGAgttgccttatttgggaaaggctatttggctgtttgtgattggctGTTCTTAAGTTTCATTTGCTTGAATTTGAGTACATTAACTCCGGCTTAGTTTTGGTTTTCTTACGTAGGCCACCAAGGTATTAGAGCCATCTTAGTCTGATGGGCTCTTTGTTGAATTACTTAAACAGTGTGAATATCTTaaagatcattttaaatttatacaaatctaaaataggaaaaacaggtggtccagtggttaagactttgcctttcaatgcagggggtgcggattcaatccctggttgggaagctaaggtcctacatgccttgtggccaaagaacaaaaatgtgaaacagaagtaatattgaaccaaattcaataaagacttaaaaaatatggtgcacatcaaaaaaatctttaaaaaaaaaaataggaaaaacagagaaaagattaTTTAACTTCCCAAATTACTTTCTGTAGTAGTTCTGTTTGATTTAGCTTTATATTATTTTAGTAAATACtcttatttaaaggaaaaatagttcTTTGATTCTTGCTCCATCCTGCTAGAGGTTTGGGTGTAAAGTCACTATTCTGAAGCTAAGTAATTTCAAGCAGTACCAAAGTATCAGGACCCCCACTGCTGTGTCATTCAAAATAGTTTTCTTAAATTAACCAATAACACAGCCTACTAAATAgtgtgcatgtgcacatacatacatgtgaatATTCAGTATTGATGCTGAAGCCAGTTAACATTAACCATTTTTCCAATAAAACATGGCATATAATAGAGCAGGGGGAGACAGGACAAGGACACTTTTTCATGTTGTACTTAATTGCAATATTTTTAGTGTATCAACTTAAAGGAaaaaggtgaaagtctgatggagtaagattaggactataggaaagatgctttcacacctcaaaaagaagtttttgcagagtgtcagcgtgggcagaagtgtgtggatgtgcattgtcatgcaagatcacgaCGCCCTTGGGTAGGTCCTCTGCATTttatctgaagtttaggcttcagctcttcaataagcatctcattgTAATGAGCGCTGTTGATTGTTGAAAccttttcctgataatgttccagtactggcccttgagaatcccagaaagctgtaagcatcaattttccagctgatgtttgacttttgaactttttcttggttggtgattgaggatgtttccattccatacgctgccatttactctcaggctcacagtgatgaatccatgtcttgtcaccagtaatgatccTCTTTAAGAAagtttcaccttccttagagtatcggtctaAATTTTGTTTGCTGATGTCCAAACACTTCTCTTTATGCTCTTTCGTGAGTTGTTTCGGTatccatcttgcacaaactttttgaaagcTAAGTTTGTTGTagattactttgttttttttttttttttaatctctttattggaatacaattgctttacactgtcatgccagtttttgctgtacaacaaagtgaatcagctgtatttatacatatatccccacatcccctccctcccgtgactccctcccgccctccctattccagccctctgagtcatcacccatcatagagttgatctccctgttttatgcagcagcttcccactagctatctattttacatttggtagtgtatgtatgtcaatgctactctctcacttcatcccagcttccccttcgccccccaccccgtgtcctcaagtctgttctctacatctccacctttattcttgccctgtcactgggttcatcagttccatttttttagattccatatatatgagttagcatactgtatttgtttttctccttctggcttactttgctcttctGTATGAAAAatgctaggtccatccaccttactacaaataactcaatttcattccttcttatggctgagtaatatcccattgtatatatgtgccacatcttctttatccattcatctgttgatgggcatttaggttgtttccatgtcctggctattgtaaatagtgctgcaatgaacattgtggtacatgtttctttttggattatggttttctcagggtatatgcccagtagtgggatttctgggtcatatggtagttctatttttagttttttaaggaacctccaaactgttttccatagtggctgtaccaatttacattcccaccaacagtgcaggagagttcccttttctccacatcctctccagcatttattgtttctagattttttgacgatggccattctgactggtgtgaggtgatacctcattgtggctttgacttgtagaTTACTTCATTTTGTGGTGTTAacgcatcctccctacagtcctgatcttgcttgctccattggactttcacctgtttggtcccctcaAAGCAGCCCtagaggatgaagattcacttctgatgaagaagtgaagacagtggtgcatttgtgactcacagctcagcctaaaacatcttttaatgagggaatatgaaagcctattgacagatggacaaagtgtgttgaaaagcaaggagattatgtcagaaaatgatgtatttgtcttttc includes:
- the PDHA2 gene encoding LOW QUALITY PROTEIN: pyruvate dehydrogenase E1 component subunit alpha, testis-specific form, mitochondrial (The sequence of the model RefSeq protein was modified relative to this genomic sequence to represent the inferred CDS: substituted 2 bases at 2 genomic stop codons); the encoded protein is MRKMLVAAVSRVLSGVTQKPTSRVLAASCNYSNDAAFEIKKCDLYRLEEGPPVTAVLTREDGLKYYRMMQTVCRMELKADQLYKQKFIRGFCHLCDGQEACCVGLEAGINPTDHIITSCRAHGLCYTRGLSVPSVLAEFTGRRGGCAKGKGGSMHMYAKNFYGGNGIVGAQGPLGAGIALACKYKGNKEVCLTVYGDGAANQGQLSEAYNMAALWNXPCIFICENNRYGMGTSAERAAASTDYYKRGNFIPGLWVDGMDVLCVREATKFAADYCRSGKGPILMELLTYRYHGHSMSGPGISYRTXEEVQNIRSKSDPIMLLKDKMVNNKLDSIEELKEIDVEVRKEIDDAAQFAITDPETPLEELGHHIYSTNPPFEICGANQWIKFKSVS